From a region of the Acidicapsa acidisoli genome:
- a CDS encoding GspE/PulE family protein has product MADAVITVPNGLAAGLDERGQAEQLARRYRAEFADLKNFKIQHDLLRTVPVELMFRFNFVPLELHDNVLVIAVSDPSKLMVLDEIAGLLGHRIEPRVATLSQITDLLKKTEQSQRVLDEASEGLTFDVLSGDENADENISIEKLASDEDLSPIIRLVDTTIFTALERRASDVHIETYDDSLLVKYRIDGVLQPAMAPIAREHHQTILSRIKIMSELDIAERRVPQDGRFRVRYKGRLIDFRVSIMPTVHGENAVLRVLDKESMSEKFRNLTLEVVGFADADLSRFRRYIREPYGMVLVTGPTGSGKTTTLYAALNEIKSDEDKIITIEDPVEYQIRGITQIPVNEKKGLTFARGLRSILRHDPDKILVGEIRDAETAQIAINSALTGHLVFTTVHANNVVDVLGRFLNMGVEAYNFVSALNCILAQRLVRTICTYCTTTVKHSEEMLLLSGLDPAEWRDFEFREGAGCIECGGTGYRGRTAIHELLDLTDPIRELILDKRPTSEVRKLAQKEGMSFLRESALDRVRRGFTTLKEINKVTFIEASR; this is encoded by the coding sequence ATGGCGGATGCGGTAATTACGGTTCCGAATGGGTTGGCGGCTGGGCTGGATGAGCGCGGGCAGGCGGAGCAGTTGGCGCGACGGTATCGAGCGGAGTTTGCGGACCTTAAGAATTTCAAGATCCAGCACGATCTGCTACGCACAGTTCCCGTGGAATTGATGTTCCGCTTCAATTTTGTGCCTCTGGAACTGCATGACAATGTGCTGGTGATTGCGGTCAGCGACCCATCCAAATTGATGGTTCTGGATGAGATTGCCGGATTGCTGGGGCATCGCATCGAGCCGCGCGTCGCTACGCTCTCGCAGATTACCGATCTGCTGAAGAAGACTGAGCAGTCGCAGCGCGTGCTGGATGAGGCGAGCGAAGGACTGACCTTTGATGTGCTCTCCGGCGATGAGAATGCGGACGAGAATATCTCCATCGAGAAGCTGGCCAGCGATGAGGATCTCAGCCCGATCATCCGCCTGGTGGATACGACGATCTTTACCGCGCTGGAGCGGCGCGCATCGGACGTGCATATCGAGACATACGACGATTCCCTGCTGGTGAAGTACCGCATCGATGGTGTGCTGCAGCCTGCGATGGCTCCTATTGCGCGCGAGCACCACCAGACGATTCTTTCGCGTATCAAGATCATGTCGGAGCTGGACATCGCCGAGCGCCGTGTGCCGCAGGACGGACGATTCCGGGTTCGGTATAAAGGGCGGCTGATCGACTTCCGCGTTTCGATCATGCCTACGGTGCATGGCGAGAACGCTGTGCTTCGTGTGCTCGATAAAGAGTCCATGTCCGAGAAGTTCCGCAACCTGACGCTGGAGGTCGTCGGCTTTGCGGATGCCGATCTGTCGCGCTTCCGGCGGTACATTCGCGAGCCGTACGGGATGGTGCTGGTGACGGGGCCGACCGGTTCGGGCAAGACGACGACGCTTTACGCCGCACTCAATGAGATCAAGAGCGACGAAGACAAGATCATCACCATTGAAGACCCGGTCGAGTACCAGATTCGCGGCATTACGCAGATTCCCGTGAATGAAAAGAAGGGGCTGACTTTTGCCCGCGGCCTTCGCTCGATTCTGCGGCACGATCCGGACAAGATTCTGGTCGGCGAGATCCGCGACGCGGAGACGGCGCAGATTGCCATCAACTCGGCGCTGACAGGACATCTGGTGTTCACGACCGTCCACGCCAATAACGTTGTCGACGTGCTGGGGCGCTTCCTGAACATGGGTGTGGAGGCGTACAACTTCGTTTCGGCGCTGAACTGCATTCTTGCGCAGCGGCTGGTGAGGACGATTTGCACCTATTGCACCACGACGGTGAAGCATTCGGAGGAGATGCTGTTGTTGAGTGGGCTCGATCCGGCGGAGTGGCGCGATTTCGAGTTTCGCGAGGGCGCAGGTTGCATTGAGTGCGGCGGGACCGGATATCGCGGGCGAACGGCGATTCACGAGCTATTGGACTTGACCGACCCGATCCGGGAGTTGATTCTGGATAAACGTCCCACTTCGGAAGTGCGCAAACTGGCCCAGAAGGAAGGCATGAGCTTCCTGCGCGAGTCGGCGCTGGACCGGGTGAGGCGCGGCTTTACCACGCTTAAGGAAATCAACAAGGTTACGTTCATCGAGGCATCCAGATAG
- the pilM gene encoding type IV pilus biogenesis protein PilM encodes MAGFRLQTSIGIAPGGRPAAACEISPTGVTAAATAAAGEAPVFASETLAPNVVTPGLLEGNLHDLPAISAAIRTALGHVQPRTKSVTVVVPDPAVRIFVLDFDTLPARQDEALPVLRFRLRKSVPFDVEQAGISYQVLSEGSSRTETQWKVLAAIMPGPVLAEYESAVRAAGYEPGAVLPATLAVLAAIDSQEAVLTLNLGDRALTTSIVSGNDILLYRTVELPPEPEAHKAEVQRAIAVAAAFFEDRLQVRPHRILYAGVLPVHEFAELVDDPALSIGEVAPRAAIGMASAIGQHSVAGVTGALMGTN; translated from the coding sequence GTGGCTGGTTTTCGACTGCAGACTTCGATTGGGATTGCGCCGGGCGGGCGGCCAGCGGCGGCGTGCGAAATTTCGCCGACCGGGGTGACGGCCGCTGCGACGGCTGCTGCCGGGGAAGCGCCGGTCTTTGCTTCCGAGACGCTGGCCCCGAATGTGGTGACGCCGGGATTGCTGGAGGGAAATCTGCATGACCTGCCCGCGATTTCCGCTGCGATTCGCACCGCATTGGGCCATGTGCAGCCGCGCACGAAGTCAGTGACGGTGGTCGTGCCGGACCCGGCAGTACGGATTTTTGTGCTGGACTTTGACACGCTGCCTGCGCGCCAGGACGAGGCGCTGCCGGTGCTGCGTTTCCGCCTGCGCAAGTCGGTTCCATTCGACGTGGAGCAGGCGGGCATCAGCTACCAGGTGCTGAGCGAGGGGTCTTCTCGCACGGAGACGCAGTGGAAGGTGCTGGCGGCGATCATGCCCGGGCCGGTGCTGGCTGAGTATGAATCCGCTGTCCGTGCGGCGGGCTACGAGCCGGGCGCAGTGCTGCCGGCGACTCTCGCAGTGTTGGCCGCCATCGACAGCCAGGAAGCGGTACTGACTTTGAATCTGGGCGACCGCGCCTTGACTACGTCCATCGTGTCGGGGAATGACATCCTGCTTTATCGCACAGTGGAGTTACCGCCGGAACCGGAGGCGCACAAAGCCGAAGTTCAGCGGGCAATTGCCGTTGCTGCCGCATTCTTTGAGGATCGGTTGCAGGTCCGTCCGCACCGGATTCTATACGCGGGAGTATTGCCGGTGCATGAGTTTGCGGAACTGGTGGACGATCCGGCATTGTCGATAGGGGAAGTAGCTCCGCGAGCGGCAATTGGGATGGCCTCGGCGATAGGACAGCATTCGGTTGCGGGAGTGACCGGGGCGCTGATGGGGACAAACTAG
- a CDS encoding fimbrial assembly protein — MKITLNLATRPYADQGPAIKRLRIGMAALAVVLAALGFGLMHFHQAALRMAAQEDGVNRSIARVQQEQEGYRAQMQQPANARVLQQAEFLNGLFDEKSFSWTGAMEDLEQVLPAGVQVTAIEPARGKDGRLTLRLKVSGQRERSVEMVRNMEHSRRFVSPRIAGENSESSSQGDLQPVRETGRVSFDILAEYNPATLEERKAEIAAQKHRHPGTASESATPLPLPARPATRMPYAGQPPQPSQTLPGHTISDPAQQPGMRPRRRGAGVQNAAPQPPQGGPQ; from the coding sequence ATGAAGATCACGCTCAATCTTGCGACTCGGCCTTATGCCGATCAGGGTCCGGCGATCAAGCGGCTGCGCATTGGCATGGCGGCGCTAGCGGTGGTGCTTGCCGCGCTGGGCTTTGGGTTGATGCACTTTCACCAGGCGGCGTTGCGCATGGCGGCACAGGAAGATGGTGTCAATCGATCCATTGCGAGGGTACAGCAGGAACAGGAGGGGTATCGGGCGCAGATGCAGCAGCCGGCGAATGCCCGCGTGCTGCAACAGGCCGAGTTCCTGAATGGACTCTTCGATGAAAAGTCTTTCTCGTGGACAGGGGCGATGGAAGACCTGGAGCAGGTGCTGCCAGCCGGGGTCCAGGTGACAGCGATTGAGCCGGCTCGGGGTAAAGATGGACGCCTTACGCTGCGCCTGAAGGTTTCCGGCCAGCGCGAGCGCTCGGTTGAGATGGTGCGAAACATGGAACACTCGCGGCGCTTTGTTTCGCCGCGTATCGCCGGCGAGAACTCGGAGAGCAGTTCGCAGGGAGACCTGCAGCCGGTACGCGAGACTGGCAGGGTGAGTTTCGACATTCTTGCCGAGTACAACCCAGCGACGCTTGAGGAGCGAAAGGCGGAGATTGCAGCACAAAAGCACCGCCATCCCGGCACGGCTTCGGAATCGGCCACGCCATTGCCGTTACCCGCTCGGCCTGCAACGCGGATGCCGTATGCTGGCCAGCCTCCCCAACCTTCTCAGACTCTTCCGGGCCATACAATCAGCGATCCCGCACAGCAGCCGGGCATGCGTCCCAGGCGCAGGGGGGCAGGAGTGCAGAATGCAGCCCCGCAGCCGCCGCAAGGGGGTCCGCAATGA
- a CDS encoding type II secretion system protein — MSNRSRIPKRLARRNPGEQGAGGQGAGEQGYILLAVLFLVAMVLIVLATAAPKMAADIQRDREVELIHRGKQYVRAIKLYYKKFGAYPPNLDALEKTNEIRFLRKRYVDPMTGKDEWHLIHFGENKTPSYGFFGQPIGGTGGSTIAGIGPGGVGQNIGSPASQSAFGGQSTFGSSSPGGGAYGGSSFGSNSNSGSTSTIGTTGTDPNAGNTAGGTAGGATGTGSGTSTDPNAASGAAGTSPTGTTSGGIGGSTNGQTFGGGGIIGVESTSPKLAILEWKKKKHFNEWEFWYDPNADQIMMSSSLGAIGQPAGGTSGTPGTNGSSFGSGSGSSFGSGSSFGSGSSFGSSGTGTPSPAPTPPPTTQPQQ; from the coding sequence ATGAGTAACAGAAGCCGAATTCCGAAGAGACTGGCCCGGCGAAACCCGGGAGAACAGGGTGCAGGAGGGCAGGGGGCGGGAGAACAAGGTTACATCCTGCTTGCGGTTCTGTTTCTGGTGGCGATGGTGTTGATTGTGCTTGCCACGGCCGCGCCGAAGATGGCGGCCGACATCCAACGGGACCGGGAAGTTGAGCTGATTCACCGCGGGAAGCAGTATGTGCGGGCGATCAAGCTGTATTACAAGAAGTTCGGAGCGTATCCGCCGAATCTGGATGCGCTTGAGAAGACGAACGAGATTCGTTTTCTGCGCAAGCGGTACGTCGACCCAATGACGGGTAAAGATGAATGGCACCTGATCCACTTCGGCGAAAACAAAACGCCTTCCTACGGGTTCTTTGGCCAACCGATTGGTGGGACTGGCGGCTCAACGATAGCAGGAATCGGACCGGGCGGCGTCGGCCAGAATATTGGCAGTCCAGCTTCGCAGAGCGCCTTTGGCGGCCAGAGTACCTTTGGCAGCAGTTCGCCCGGGGGCGGAGCCTACGGGGGCAGTTCCTTTGGCAGTAATTCCAACAGCGGATCTACATCTACCATCGGTACGACCGGAACTGATCCGAATGCCGGAAACACAGCCGGAGGGACTGCCGGAGGCGCGACTGGAACGGGAAGCGGTACGAGCACGGACCCGAATGCTGCTTCAGGAGCTGCCGGAACCAGTCCGACCGGCACTACTTCCGGCGGCATCGGCGGCAGCACAAACGGTCAGACTTTTGGCGGCGGCGGAATCATCGGCGTGGAAAGCACCAGTCCAAAACTAGCCATTCTGGAGTGGAAGAAGAAGAAGCACTTCAACGAGTGGGAGTTCTGGTATGACCCGAATGCCGACCAGATCATGATGAGCAGCAGCCTGGGCGCGATCGGCCAGCCGGCGGGTGGTACGTCCGGCACACCTGGCACAAACGGCTCATCGTTTGGAAGCGGCAGTGGTTCGTCGTTTGGAAGTGGAAGTTCGTTCGGCAGCGGAAGCTCCTTTGGGTCGAGTGGAACAGGTACTCCCTCACCCGCGCCAACTCCCCCTCCTACGACGCAACCGCAGCAATAA
- a CDS encoding HesB/IscA family protein, which yields MATATAAITPDSANIPVTETKATPLNMTPAAIAKVREIMATQDPIPAGLRVGVVGGGCSGFQYSMAFENQSGMMDKVFTYDGLKVFIDATSLMYLNNCIVDYVETFEAAGFKFENPNVKSTCGCGSSFSV from the coding sequence ATGGCAACCGCAACCGCCGCAATTACCCCCGATTCCGCCAATATTCCGGTCACCGAAACCAAGGCAACCCCGCTGAACATGACCCCCGCGGCCATCGCCAAAGTTCGCGAAATCATGGCCACCCAGGATCCGATTCCTGCCGGTCTGCGCGTGGGAGTTGTGGGCGGCGGCTGCTCCGGCTTCCAGTACTCCATGGCTTTCGAGAACCAGAGCGGCATGATGGACAAGGTCTTCACTTATGACGGCCTGAAGGTCTTCATCGACGCCACCTCGCTCATGTACCTCAACAACTGCATCGTGGACTACGTTGAAACCTTCGAAGCCGCAGGCTTCAAGTTTGAAAACCCCAACGTCAAGAGCACCTGCGGCTGCGGCTCCTCCTTCAGCGTCTAA
- a CDS encoding VWA domain-containing protein, giving the protein MFRMNRRFRRLSNIYSSGLHLSRRLCSQFCLAAFLVSLVSVGFAPRLLAQSTPPTPPPTQQPDTASPDAGGPGGDNGPIVVPKKKATPEDADTPPPAPVAPKIRNPPNMPSVSLHVDVPEVTVDVGVLLEKTHQFVPNLKAANFRVFEDGKEQKVIGFKRTEAPITALLICEFAATNYQFIYDMRNAAFSFAQQLRPQDYVAMMTFDMRTQIVTDFTQDKRQILESINSLRIPGFSERNLFDALYEGLDRVSRIEGQKYIILIASGRDTFSKITLDKIMDKIRKTPDVTIFTVSTGAVARIMSEGRGRGGFGGAEMDYLQADNQMQTFARMTGGMFFAPRFVAEMPDDFNAINQAIRSKYELVYHPLNSAQDGTFRKLQVQLVDDEGHPLQIQDEKHKPLKYELIYRNGYRAHQEVE; this is encoded by the coding sequence ATGTTCAGGATGAATCGCCGGTTTCGTCGTCTCTCCAATATCTATTCCAGTGGCCTCCATCTTTCCCGCCGTCTTTGCTCCCAATTTTGTCTGGCCGCCTTTCTGGTCTCGCTCGTTTCCGTCGGTTTTGCACCGCGGCTTCTTGCTCAATCGACCCCTCCGACTCCGCCGCCCACACAACAACCGGACACGGCCAGCCCTGACGCAGGCGGTCCAGGCGGGGACAACGGCCCCATCGTAGTGCCGAAGAAAAAGGCGACACCGGAAGACGCCGACACCCCACCGCCCGCCCCCGTCGCTCCTAAAATCAGGAATCCCCCAAACATGCCGTCCGTCTCGCTGCACGTCGATGTGCCCGAAGTCACCGTGGACGTGGGCGTGCTCCTCGAAAAGACCCACCAGTTCGTCCCCAATCTCAAGGCCGCCAACTTCCGCGTCTTCGAGGACGGCAAGGAGCAGAAGGTCATCGGTTTCAAGCGCACCGAGGCGCCCATCACCGCGCTTCTCATCTGCGAGTTCGCAGCCACTAACTACCAGTTCATCTACGACATGCGCAACGCTGCCTTCTCTTTCGCGCAGCAGCTCCGGCCCCAGGACTATGTCGCTATGATGACCTTCGACATGCGCACCCAGATCGTGACTGACTTCACCCAGGACAAGCGCCAGATCCTCGAGTCCATCAACTCCCTGCGCATTCCTGGCTTCTCTGAGCGCAATCTCTTCGACGCGCTTTACGAGGGTCTCGACCGGGTCAGCCGTATTGAAGGGCAGAAGTACATCATCCTGATCGCCTCTGGCCGCGATACCTTCTCCAAGATCACTCTCGACAAGATCATGGACAAGATCCGGAAAACCCCCGACGTCACGATCTTCACGGTCTCGACCGGAGCAGTGGCCCGCATCATGTCCGAGGGCCGCGGCCGTGGCGGCTTTGGCGGCGCGGAGATGGATTACCTGCAGGCCGACAACCAGATGCAGACCTTCGCCCGAATGACTGGCGGCATGTTCTTTGCGCCCCGCTTCGTCGCTGAAATGCCGGACGACTTCAACGCTATCAACCAGGCCATCCGCTCCAAGTACGAACTCGTGTATCACCCGCTCAACTCTGCGCAGGACGGAACCTTCCGAAAACTCCAGGTGCAACTGGTCGATGACGAAGGTCATCCGCTGCAGATTCAGGACGAAAAGCACAAACCGCTTAAATATGAGCTGATCTACCGCAATGGCTACCGCGCCCACCAGGAAGTCGAATAG
- a CDS encoding SpoIVB peptidase S55, with translation MATAASAAMPPPSSVGIFPLSQVHRGLQGTAWTVFQGTVPEPMDVEILGVLHGARGPHRDLILARLHGAKPEYTGVVAGMSGSPVYIDGKLAGALSYRIGQFSKEPIAGITPIEQMLEVRDLPVRTLTNEAPLQIADHGNQPQTSGIDSGGLTFSAMETPLLMSGFQPEAIRVWKDQVAGTGLDMISAGGGMVGGGTSDDGVGGDFGPIVPGSAVSLQLVRGDLEIAATCTVTYVDPKQLLACGHPVLQAGPVSLPMTSTEVVATLASPLNAFKIVNTGKVIGAFTEDRDAAIGGVMGATARMIPVSISVGNGKDALERKIEVLDLPALTAQAVLVSVYQILLESNESSAETSYHVTGDITVHGMSPVPVNAWGTPGESMASQLAAAFGVADSFNRLYANATRQQPMEGVRLHIEVIPRDLRTELESVRLVSSSIVHAGDTVEVEATLRPWEQPARNVRIPITLPARLEPGNIRLMVGSSSALDRTLDAARPAGKTGGEAAVSARLRSQHAADQLYVSLLLPESQASMDGSTLDSLPLSMANTLESQRSGVEVGLHGESIVVAATAPAGGVLSGQQLLTLRVEAGGGLN, from the coding sequence TTGGCTACCGCTGCTTCGGCTGCCATGCCTCCGCCCTCCAGCGTCGGCATTTTTCCGCTGAGCCAAGTGCATCGGGGATTGCAGGGGACGGCGTGGACTGTTTTTCAGGGCACAGTGCCGGAGCCGATGGATGTGGAGATTCTTGGGGTGCTGCATGGAGCGCGCGGCCCGCATCGTGATCTGATCCTGGCCAGATTGCATGGAGCCAAGCCGGAGTATACGGGCGTGGTCGCGGGCATGAGCGGCAGCCCCGTATATATTGACGGCAAACTGGCAGGAGCGCTTTCTTATCGGATCGGACAGTTCAGCAAGGAGCCGATTGCCGGGATCACGCCGATTGAGCAGATGCTGGAAGTGCGGGATCTGCCGGTACGAACTCTGACCAATGAGGCGCCGCTGCAAATCGCCGATCATGGCAACCAGCCCCAGACCAGCGGCATCGACTCCGGTGGGCTGACTTTTTCCGCCATGGAAACGCCGCTGCTGATGAGCGGGTTTCAGCCTGAGGCGATCCGCGTCTGGAAGGACCAGGTGGCCGGAACAGGTCTGGATATGATTTCGGCGGGCGGGGGAATGGTTGGCGGCGGGACATCCGATGACGGGGTTGGCGGCGACTTTGGGCCCATCGTGCCTGGTTCTGCCGTAAGTCTGCAGCTCGTGCGCGGAGATCTGGAGATTGCCGCCACTTGCACCGTAACCTATGTCGATCCCAAGCAGCTTCTGGCTTGTGGTCACCCAGTGCTGCAGGCTGGTCCTGTTTCGCTGCCAATGACCTCAACCGAGGTTGTGGCGACGTTGGCTTCACCGTTGAATGCCTTCAAGATTGTGAATACAGGCAAGGTGATCGGGGCCTTCACGGAGGATCGGGACGCGGCTATCGGCGGCGTGATGGGTGCAACGGCGCGGATGATTCCGGTTTCGATCTCGGTTGGCAACGGTAAGGACGCACTGGAGCGGAAGATCGAAGTACTGGACCTGCCCGCGCTCACGGCCCAGGCGGTGCTGGTCTCCGTCTACCAGATCCTTCTCGAATCGAATGAAAGCTCAGCCGAGACCAGCTACCACGTGACCGGCGATATCACGGTGCATGGAATGTCTCCGGTTCCGGTAAATGCCTGGGGCACGCCGGGCGAGTCGATGGCCTCCCAGCTTGCGGCGGCGTTTGGGGTTGCGGACAGCTTCAACCGCTTGTACGCGAACGCCACGCGGCAGCAGCCGATGGAGGGGGTGCGGCTGCATATCGAGGTGATTCCGCGCGATCTGCGGACGGAGTTGGAGAGCGTTCGGCTGGTTTCTTCGAGCATTGTTCATGCCGGGGATACGGTGGAGGTGGAAGCGACTTTGCGGCCCTGGGAGCAGCCGGCGCGCAATGTGCGGATTCCGATCACGCTTCCGGCGCGGCTGGAGCCAGGCAATATTCGTCTGATGGTGGGCAGTTCATCCGCCCTGGACCGGACGCTGGACGCGGCCCGTCCGGCGGGGAAAACCGGGGGCGAAGCCGCTGTGTCGGCGCGGCTCCGGAGTCAGCACGCCGCAGATCAGTTATATGTGAGCCTGCTGCTGCCGGAATCGCAGGCATCAATGGACGGGAGCACACTCGACAGCCTGCCACTGTCGATGGCCAATACCCTGGAATCGCAACGCAGCGGGGTAGAGGTGGGTCTGCACGGCGAGTCGATTGTGGTGGCGGCGACTGCGCCTGCTGGAGGGGTATTGAGCGGACAACAGCTACTTACCCTGCGCGTAGAGGCCGGAGGCGGGTTAAACTAA
- a CDS encoding NAD(P)-dependent alcohol dehydrogenase, protein MALIQGLAAHAAGAELLPFRYDPGELRPQEVEIRISHCGVCHSDLHLISNDWSISQYPFIPGHEIVGTVVAAAPDVTSLEVGQRVGVGWQSNSCGLCEWCSRGMENLCPSMEATCVRRNGGYAQAVRVNARFAIPIPDAISSEGAAPLLCGGITVYNPLRAHGVNPSSRVGVVGIGGLGHIALQFARVFGAEVTAFSTSAAKEEEARALGAHGFVNTRESRAVRDVAGTFDFILTTINADQDWNSYIQSLRPTGTLCFVGVPPSAVSVNAFPLVAGIRTITGSPIGSPHLLREMLDVAARHGVKAQTEVSPMAKVNEAIAKVKKNKVRYRAVLAN, encoded by the coding sequence ATGGCGCTTATTCAAGGACTTGCAGCTCATGCGGCAGGCGCAGAACTTCTTCCTTTTCGATATGATCCCGGCGAATTGCGCCCCCAGGAAGTGGAGATTCGCATCTCGCACTGCGGCGTCTGCCACAGCGATCTGCACCTGATCTCCAATGACTGGAGCATCAGCCAGTATCCGTTCATTCCAGGGCACGAGATTGTCGGAACGGTCGTGGCGGCCGCGCCGGATGTGACGTCGCTTGAGGTTGGGCAGCGGGTGGGTGTGGGCTGGCAGTCGAACTCCTGCGGCTTGTGCGAGTGGTGCAGCCGGGGGATGGAAAATCTGTGCCCATCCATGGAAGCTACCTGTGTGCGCCGAAATGGCGGCTACGCGCAGGCAGTTCGCGTGAACGCGCGTTTCGCCATTCCGATTCCCGACGCAATTTCGAGCGAGGGCGCGGCTCCCCTGCTGTGCGGGGGAATAACGGTGTACAACCCGCTTCGGGCGCACGGCGTCAATCCCTCGTCACGCGTGGGAGTCGTCGGCATTGGCGGACTGGGACACATTGCGCTGCAATTTGCGCGGGTCTTTGGGGCGGAGGTGACGGCATTTTCAACCTCGGCCGCCAAAGAAGAGGAGGCGCGTGCGCTGGGCGCGCATGGCTTCGTGAATACGCGCGAGTCTCGCGCGGTGCGCGATGTGGCGGGAACCTTTGACTTTATTCTGACCACCATCAATGCGGATCAGGACTGGAACTCCTACATTCAATCGCTCAGGCCGACGGGAACGCTGTGCTTCGTCGGGGTTCCTCCATCAGCGGTTTCGGTCAACGCCTTTCCGCTGGTTGCCGGGATACGCACCATCACCGGCAGCCCCATCGGCAGCCCGCACCTGCTGCGGGAGATGCTCGATGTAGCCGCGCGGCATGGGGTGAAGGCGCAAACGGAGGTCTCCCCGATGGCCAAGGTGAATGAGGCGATCGCCAAGGTGAAAAAGAATAAGGTGCGGTATCGGGCCGTCCTGGCGAACTAG
- a CDS encoding class I SAM-dependent methyltransferase yields MLGIPVRYFLKHPVVTVADIAADPLQLWMTIQDEYAAAREGDRPKYQYESNDDWEQRLHESLGVPWPCEEASEFWTLWSGIIRELQAKGIRPGPESFQWWNDGDAGLVRAIWCLIRHTKPEKVVETGVAHGVTSRCILEALARNGDGHLWSIDLPPVDRFWRNQVGAAIGEHGIDRWTYLSGSSRRRLPELLSYLGKIDLFIHDSLHSERNVRFELDRAWEAMGTNGAFVVDDVDANWGFRSFTQAFAPELSLICEAEPLHPDLRRFNQKGLFGIILKQPVAHGLIASGPV; encoded by the coding sequence ATGTTGGGGATACCTGTGCGTTATTTTCTGAAGCATCCTGTCGTCACGGTTGCGGATATAGCGGCCGATCCTCTTCAACTTTGGATGACGATCCAGGACGAGTATGCGGCTGCGCGCGAGGGAGACAGGCCAAAGTATCAATACGAATCCAACGACGATTGGGAGCAGCGGCTGCATGAGTCATTGGGTGTTCCGTGGCCATGCGAGGAGGCTTCCGAGTTCTGGACTTTATGGTCAGGGATCATCCGGGAGCTGCAAGCGAAAGGAATTCGCCCTGGCCCAGAGAGTTTTCAATGGTGGAATGACGGCGATGCCGGATTGGTGAGAGCGATATGGTGCCTGATTCGCCACACGAAACCGGAAAAGGTCGTCGAGACGGGCGTCGCGCATGGCGTCACGTCTCGGTGCATTCTGGAAGCATTGGCGAGAAACGGGGACGGACACCTTTGGAGTATCGATCTTCCTCCAGTGGACAGGTTCTGGCGCAATCAGGTCGGCGCCGCCATTGGCGAACATGGGATCGACCGATGGACCTATCTCTCCGGCTCCAGCAGGCGGCGACTCCCCGAGCTGCTTTCTTATCTTGGCAAGATCGATCTCTTCATCCACGACAGCCTGCACAGCGAACGCAACGTACGCTTCGAGCTGGATCGAGCATGGGAGGCCATGGGCACCAACGGCGCATTTGTCGTGGATGATGTGGATGCAAATTGGGGCTTTCGGTCCTTCACCCAGGCATTTGCCCCCGAACTCTCGCTGATTTGCGAAGCGGAACCACTTCACCCAGATCTTCGGCGGTTTAATCAGAAGGGGTTATTCGGAATTATTCTGAAGCAGCCTGTTGCACACGGCTTGATTGCCAGTGGGCCAGTTTGA